From Bos taurus isolate L1 Dominette 01449 registration number 42190680 breed Hereford chromosome 29, ARS-UCD2.0, whole genome shotgun sequence, a single genomic window includes:
- the OR8B1AN gene encoding olfactory receptor family 8 subfamily B member 1AN: MAPGNGSSVTQFIFLGLTDQPDLQLPLFFLFLVMYMVTVMGNLGLLILIGLSSHLYMPMYFFLFNLSFIYLCYSSVFTLKMLINLISKKNIISYMGCMTQLYFLSFFVISECYVLISMAYDRYVAICNPLLYNVAMTPKVCSSLMLGSYFMAFAGAMVLTECMLRLTFCEANTINHYMCDIMPLLKLSCTSTYVNELVDSITSGFNVIVPSITIFVSYVFIFSSILQISSKEGRSKVFGTCSSHVIAVSLFFGSISFVYLKPSSAVSMDEGKISSVFYTNMVPLLNPLIYSLRNEDVKLALRKTLPRWF, translated from the coding sequence ATGGCTCCAGGAAATGGCTCTTCTGTGACTCAGTTCATTTTTTTGGGATTAACAGACCAACCAGATCTCCAGCTCCcgctcttcttcctctttctagTAATGTATATGGTCACTGTGATGGGAAATTTGGGCTTGTTAATCCTTATTGGGCTGAGTTCACACCTATATATgcccatgtactttttcctctttAACTTGTCCTTCATATATCTGTGTTACTCTTCTGTGTTTACACTCAAAATGCTGATTAACTTAATATCAAAGAAGAATATTATTTCTTACATGGGGTGCATGACCCAGCtctattttctcagtttttttgtCATTTCCGAATGCTATGTGCTGATCTCAATGGCCTATgatcgctatgtggccatctgtaaccCACTTTTGTATAATGTTGCCATGACCCCTAAAGTGTGTTCCAGCCTTATGCTCGGTTCATACTTCATGGCATTTGCTGGTGCCATGGTTCTCACTGAATGCATGCTGAGACTGACCTTCTGTGAGGCAAACACCATCAACCATTATATGTGTGATATCATGCCTCTGCTCAAGCTCTCCTGCACAAGCACCTACGTCAATGAGCTGGTAGATTCCATTACATCAGGGTTCAATGTCATTGTGCCCAGTAtcaccatctttgtctcttatgttttcatcttctccagcatccttCAGATCAGCTCCAAAGAGGGCAGATCCAAAGTCTTTGGCACCTGCAGTTCCCACGTCATTgctgtttctctcttctttggATCAATTTCATTTGTGTATCTCAAACCATCTTCTGCTGTGTCTATGGATGAAGGAAAAATCTCTTCTGTTTTTTACACTAATATGGTTCCTTTGCTGAACCCCTTAATCTACAGTTTGAGGAACGAAGATGTTAAACTTGCTCTGAGAAAAACCCTGCCTAGATGGTTTTGA